The proteins below are encoded in one region of Nitrospirota bacterium:
- a CDS encoding type II toxin-antitoxin system HicB family antitoxin — protein sequence MLVKIDTYFDGEFWCARGFNEDIFTQGATYDELLKNIKEAVALHFEDEFKKGKTAEILVMSEMEVSGVT from the coding sequence ATGCTTGTAAAGATAGACACATATTTTGATGGCGAGTTTTGGTGTGCACGCGGGTTTAATGAAGATATATTTACCCAAGGTGCAACATATGATGAATTATTGAAAAATATTAAGGAAGCTGTAGCCTTACATTTTGAGGACGAATTTAAAAAAGGCAAAACTGCGGAGATTCTTGTGATGTCTGAGATGGAGGTGAGCGGTGTCACCTAA
- a CDS encoding type II toxin-antitoxin system HicA family toxin has product MSPKLPQISGQDLLKSLEKLGYQIVRQKGSHIRLRKVATTGEHNITVPNHKTLAKGTLNDILTRVSLWNNISKEELIKTL; this is encoded by the coding sequence GTGTCACCTAAATTGCCGCAGATTAGCGGTCAAGATTTGCTGAAGTCCCTTGAAAAACTTGGTTATCAGATAGTTAGACAGAAGGGCAGCCATATAAGGTTAAGAAAAGTAGCGACTACAGGGGAACATAATATTACTGTCCCAAATCATAAAACACTTGCAAAGGGAACACTAAACGATATTCTTACACGTGTCAGCCTCTGGAATAATATAAGCAAGGAAGAATTGATAAAGACATTATAA
- a CDS encoding DUF433 domain-containing protein, translating to MSVIEKKTKHPYISTDPKISGGQPIISGTRIKVADIALRYELMGLSADRIIDEYPHLKLEQIHDALSYYYEHKTKLDRKYRTDEAFLSQLKKQYPSKVKAKLG from the coding sequence ATGTCGGTTATAGAGAAAAAGACAAAGCATCCCTATATTTCTACTGACCCGAAGATTTCAGGAGGTCAGCCTATTATCAGTGGCACACGCATAAAGGTGGCGGATATTGCCCTGAGATATGAACTCATGGGGCTCAGTGCCGATAGGATTATAGACGAATATCCCCATCTTAAACTTGAGCAAATCCATGATGCACTTTCTTACTATTATGAGCATAAGACCAAACTTGACAGGAAATATAGGACAGATGAGGCATTCTTGAGCCAGCTTAAGAAACAGTATCCGTCCAAGGTGAAAGCAAAACTTGGGTGA
- a CDS encoding DUF5615 family PIN-like protein: MKIYADENIESSIIEGLRRRRIEVISARELGFIGKPDEFHIRQASEIKTVILTHDSDFLKIAGSGINHRGIIFAHPKNLSIGQCIREVELIVNILTDKDMENHIEFL, encoded by the coding sequence GTGAAGATTTACGCTGATGAGAACATAGAAAGCTCTATAATTGAGGGTTTAAGAAGGCGTAGAATAGAAGTAATTTCTGCCAGAGAACTTGGATTTATTGGCAAGCCTGATGAATTTCATATCAGGCAAGCATCTGAAATAAAAACCGTAATTCTTACACATGATTCTGATTTTCTGAAAATAGCAGGCAGTGGAATAAATCACCGTGGAATAATATTCGCCCATCCAAAGAATCTCTCAATCGGGCAATGTATCAGAGAAGTTGAATTGATAGTAAACATCCTTACAGATAAAGATATGGAAAACCATATTGAGTTTCTATGA
- a CDS encoding UPF0175 family protein, which translates to MGVSVKISEKITEHIKKPYDKFINETLVVEFYREGLLTLRQSAEVLGIGLNEMLDVLAKRKTYINYGTEELDEDISYARS; encoded by the coding sequence ATGGGAGTATCAGTCAAGATATCTGAAAAGATAACCGAGCATATAAAAAAACCATATGACAAGTTCATAAATGAGACCCTTGTGGTGGAATTTTACAGAGAAGGCTTGCTCACTCTCAGGCAGTCAGCAGAGGTGCTGGGAATAGGTTTGAATGAGATGCTTGATGTTTTAGCAAAAAGGAAGACATATATAAACTACGGCACTGAAGAACTCGACGAAGACATCTCCTATGCACGCAGTTAG